Proteins encoded in a region of the Thermocaproicibacter melissae genome:
- the obgE gene encoding GTPase ObgE, protein MFIDSAKITVSAGRGGDGAVAFHREKYIASGGPDGGDGGRGGNVVFQVDDNLSTLSDFRYKRKFSAEPGENGRGNRCNGKNGADLIIRVPRGTLVKDAATGRLIADLSTDEPKIIARGGRGGWGNAHFATSTRQTPRFSKPGAPGEKLELYLELKLLADVGLVGFPNVGKSTFVSVVSEAKPQIANYHFTTLTPVLGVVRLNDERSFVIADIPGLIEGANEGAGLGHEFLRHVERCRLLVHMVDVSGSEGRDPKEDFKIINAELEKFNPELAKRPMLVVGNKCDLATDEAIAEFKAFVEKQGYEFFPIMAAIRYQVDPLLNRIGALLAKLPPVKVYEPEVTPEQLVPSSEKKEVTITRKGDVFTVEGDWLLQVMRTINYEDEDSLRYFESVLEKTGVIEKLRQAGIQEGNTVNLYGFEFEFME, encoded by the coding sequence ATGTTCATTGATAGTGCCAAAATCACTGTTTCTGCAGGGCGCGGTGGTGACGGCGCAGTTGCGTTCCACCGTGAGAAATACATTGCATCCGGAGGACCGGACGGCGGAGACGGCGGCCGCGGAGGAAATGTTGTTTTTCAGGTTGATGATAACCTTTCCACGCTATCCGATTTTCGTTATAAGCGAAAATTTTCTGCGGAACCGGGAGAAAACGGGCGCGGTAATCGTTGCAACGGAAAAAACGGTGCTGATCTCATTATTCGGGTTCCGCGCGGTACATTGGTAAAGGACGCCGCAACTGGCCGACTGATTGCCGATCTATCTACGGATGAGCCGAAAATTATTGCCAGAGGCGGCCGCGGCGGCTGGGGAAATGCACATTTTGCTACCTCGACCCGCCAAACACCGCGTTTTTCAAAACCGGGCGCCCCGGGTGAAAAATTAGAACTTTACCTCGAACTGAAGCTTCTGGCGGATGTGGGTCTTGTTGGTTTCCCGAATGTTGGAAAATCAACCTTCGTCTCGGTTGTAAGCGAAGCCAAACCACAGATCGCCAATTACCATTTTACAACTCTGACTCCGGTACTCGGCGTTGTTCGCCTGAACGATGAGCGTTCATTTGTCATCGCAGACATTCCCGGACTGATTGAAGGAGCAAATGAGGGCGCTGGGCTGGGACATGAATTTTTGCGTCATGTAGAACGCTGCCGTCTTCTTGTGCATATGGTAGACGTTTCAGGCAGTGAAGGCCGCGACCCGAAAGAGGATTTCAAGATTATCAATGCCGAACTGGAAAAGTTCAATCCGGAACTTGCAAAGCGCCCCATGCTTGTCGTGGGCAATAAATGCGATTTGGCAACGGATGAAGCAATTGCCGAATTCAAAGCCTTTGTGGAGAAGCAAGGCTATGAATTCTTCCCGATTATGGCGGCAATCCGCTATCAGGTCGATCCTCTGCTGAACCGCATCGGTGCACTGCTAGCAAAACTTCCTCCTGTAAAAGTTTATGAGCCCGAAGTGACACCGGAGCAACTGGTGCCGTCCAGCGAAAAGAAGGAAGTAACCATAACCCGTAAAGGAGACGTCTTTACCGTAGAAGGGGATTGGCTGCTTCAGGTTATGCGGACCATCAACTATGAAGACGAAGACTCTCTGCGCTATTTTGAAAGTGTATTGGAAAAAACGGGAGTCATTGAAAAACTGCGTCAAGCCGGCATACAGGAGGGAAACACCGTCAACCTGTATGGGTTTGAATTTGAATTTATGGAGTAA
- the rpmA gene encoding 50S ribosomal protein L27, translating into MLKINLQLFAHKKGMGSTKNGRDSESKRLGVKRADGQFVLAGNIIVKQRGTHIHPGANVGRGSDDSLFALIDGRVKFEHFGKDRKKVSVYAEQ; encoded by the coding sequence ATGCTGAAAATCAATCTTCAGCTTTTTGCTCATAAAAAAGGAATGGGTTCCACTAAGAACGGCCGTGATTCAGAATCGAAGCGTCTTGGTGTGAAACGCGCCGACGGACAGTTTGTTCTTGCTGGCAACATTATCGTGAAACAGCGCGGAACACACATCCATCCGGGTGCAAATGTGGGCAGAGGCTCTGACGACTCCCTTTTTGCGCTTATTGACGGAAGAGTGAAATTTGAGCATTTCGGCAAAGACCGCAAGAAGGTCAGCGTTTACGCTGAGCAGTAA
- a CDS encoding YitT family protein — translation MPPIQNFKNKLADYLKDIFAYVAGSVLLALSIDIFTAPNNIAPGGVSGASTVINYLTQWPIGSTSLILNVPIFIWAFVELSFEGVFRSLIATVLSSAAIDILVAFVQPYESNVLLAAIFGGVLQGIALGLVFMRSATTGGTDLIARLLGRHVRFMSVGRLMMIVDGVVVIVSAFVYNSIDNAMYAIITIFVSSKIIDTILYGTDIGTGKVLFIISPKNEEIAQEILSSMERGATMLQSRGAYSGREGEVLLCAVRRFEVAKVKDIVHSIDKNAFIIVGDAGDITGEGFRPPKEEKSSGLSKIIKKQ, via the coding sequence ATGCCGCCAATTCAAAACTTCAAAAATAAATTAGCGGATTATTTGAAAGATATTTTCGCATATGTTGCCGGCAGTGTTTTGCTTGCGTTATCCATTGATATTTTTACAGCGCCGAATAATATTGCTCCGGGCGGCGTTTCCGGCGCCAGTACGGTAATAAATTACCTTACACAATGGCCAATCGGCTCAACGTCGCTGATTCTGAACGTGCCAATTTTTATTTGGGCATTTGTCGAACTTAGTTTTGAGGGCGTTTTCAGAAGTCTGATTGCGACTGTGCTATCCTCTGCTGCAATTGATATTTTAGTTGCTTTTGTTCAGCCTTATGAATCAAACGTTCTGCTTGCCGCAATATTCGGCGGCGTTTTGCAAGGGATTGCGCTCGGCCTTGTTTTCATGCGGAGTGCAACGACCGGTGGAACCGATTTAATCGCACGCCTTTTGGGGCGTCATGTGCGCTTTATGTCCGTCGGGCGTCTTATGATGATCGTCGACGGGGTTGTCGTGATCGTCTCCGCTTTTGTGTACAACAGCATTGATAATGCGATGTACGCAATCATCACGATTTTTGTCAGTTCAAAAATCATCGACACGATTCTCTACGGTACTGACATCGGCACCGGCAAAGTGCTGTTTATTATTTCGCCGAAGAATGAAGAAATCGCTCAAGAAATTCTCAGCAGTATGGAACGAGGCGCTACGATGCTACAGTCGCGCGGAGCGTATTCCGGCAGGGAAGGGGAAGTCCTTCTTTGCGCGGTAAGACGCTTTGAAGTGGCAAAAGTGAAAGATATTGTCCATTCCATCGACAAAAACGCGTTCATTATTGTCGGTGATGCGGGAGACATCACGGGCGAAGGATTCCGTCCTCCGAAAGAAGAAAAGTCTTCCGGGCTTAGCAAAATCATAAAAAAGCAATAG
- a CDS encoding Mini-ribonuclease 3, translated as MERFLQDSCDPKQLSPLTLAFLGDAVFEVLVREKIVCQGSRPVSQLHRLSVRDVCCKAQAAAGKAILPELTEEEAAVYQRGKNAHPGHVPQNADQTDYHEATALEALFGYLYLCGKIDRLTYLFETIQTFQHKTENDKGT; from the coding sequence ATGGAACGTTTTTTGCAAGATTCATGTGACCCGAAGCAACTGAGCCCGTTGACGCTGGCATTTCTCGGAGATGCTGTGTTTGAAGTTCTCGTGCGGGAAAAAATCGTATGCCAAGGCAGCCGGCCGGTTTCACAGCTTCACCGTCTTTCCGTTCGTGATGTGTGCTGCAAAGCACAGGCCGCGGCAGGAAAGGCGATTTTACCGGAACTTACGGAAGAAGAAGCTGCGGTTTACCAGCGCGGCAAGAATGCCCATCCAGGGCATGTGCCGCAAAATGCCGATCAGACAGATTACCACGAGGCAACAGCTTTGGAAGCACTGTTTGGCTATCTTTATCTTTGCGGAAAAATTGATCGTCTAACATATCTTTTTGAAACAATACAGACTTTTCAGCACAAGACGGAGAATGATAAGGGTACCTGA
- a CDS encoding ribosomal-processing cysteine protease Prp, which produces MIRAEFFVRKGLPAGFCISGHAGISEAGTDILCAAVSSAAYMTANTVTDIIGAKAEVSVEEGRMFLMVSEKDAAACGGLLRGFRLHMMSLKEQYPENITLTDTEV; this is translated from the coding sequence ATGATCCGCGCCGAATTTTTTGTGCGGAAAGGTTTACCGGCAGGGTTCTGCATCAGCGGACATGCCGGAATCTCGGAAGCCGGAACAGATATTTTATGTGCGGCGGTTTCTTCCGCTGCTTACATGACGGCCAACACCGTGACAGACATCATCGGTGCTAAAGCTGAGGTTTCTGTTGAAGAAGGCCGAATGTTCCTGATGGTTTCTGAAAAAGACGCCGCAGCATGCGGTGGGCTTCTCAGAGGATTTCGTTTGCACATGATGTCCTTAAAGGAGCAGTACCCTGAGAATATTACATTAACTGACACGGAGGTGTAA